A genomic stretch from Gemmatimonadota bacterium includes:
- a CDS encoding BrnA antitoxin family protein translates to MPKPTKAKKTIKPVPTHKSEAAERAFWDAADSVDYLDWSQAQRVRLPALKPSTTTISLRLPDGMLDALKVLANERDVPYQSLLKVFLAERLAAERGRKRRAS, encoded by the coding sequence GTGCCGAAGCCGACGAAGGCCAAGAAGACGATCAAGCCAGTGCCGACGCATAAGTCCGAGGCGGCCGAACGGGCCTTCTGGGACGCTGCCGATTCCGTCGACTACCTCGACTGGTCGCAAGCCCAGCGCGTCCGGCTCCCCGCGTTGAAGCCGTCGACCACCACCATCTCCCTCCGGCTGCCCGATGGCATGTTGGACGCGCTCAAGGTGCTCGCGAACGAGCGCGATGTTCCGTATCAGAGCTTGCTCAAAGTCTTCCTCGCCGAACGCCTCGCCGCCGAACGGGGGCGCAAGCGGCGCGCCAGCTGA